The proteins below are encoded in one region of Callospermophilus lateralis isolate mCalLat2 chromosome 9, mCalLat2.hap1, whole genome shotgun sequence:
- the Hoxd1 gene encoding homeobox protein Hox-D1, whose amino-acid sequence MNSYLEYVSCGGGGVGSDALTFAPKFCRADARPMALQSAFPLSSGDRAFVSCLPLAAARPTPSPPAAPAQPPAPSPTAPRYAPCTLEGAYEPGTAPAAATAGGADYGFLGPGPAYDFPGSLGRTADDGGAHVHYATSAVFSRGGSLLLSGQVDYAPFSEPGPFPACLKEPADGHPRAFHSASPAQGAYPKSVSPTSGLPAAFSTFEWMKVKRNAPKKSKLAEYGAASPSSAVRTNFSTKQLTELEKEFHFNKYLTRARRIEIANCLQLNDTQVKIWFQNRRMKQKKREREGLLATATSVASLQLPLSRTGTSPTKSGRSPGSPSQAQEPS is encoded by the exons ATGAACTCCTACCTGGAGTACGTGTCGTGCGGCGGCGGTGGGGTCGGTAGCGACGCGCTCACTTTCGCACCCAAGTTCTGCCGCGCCGACGCCCGACCCATGGCCCTGCAGTCCGCTTTCCCGCTGAGCAGCGGCGACAGAGCGTTTGTCAGCTGCTTGCCCCTGGCCGCTGCCCGACCCACTCCTTCGCCCCCAGCCGCCCCAGCTCAGCCTCCCGCGCCGTCCCCTACTGCGCCCAGGTACGCGCCGTGCACCTTGGAGGGTGCTTACGAGCCTGGCACTGCACCTGCCGCTGCGACGGCCGGGGGCGCGGACTACGGCTTCCTGGGGCCCGGGCCCGCCTACGACTTCCCAGGCTCTCTCGGGCGAACGGCCGACGACGGCGGGGCGCACGTCCACTACGCCACCTCGGCGGTGTTCTCCCGTGgaggctcccttctcctcagcgGACAGGTGGATTACGCGCCCTTCAGCGAGCCTGGCCCCTTCCCCGCCTGTCTCAAAGAGCCAGCCGATGGCCACCCTAGGGCCTTCCACTCCGCGTCCCCAGCCCAGGGCGCCTATCCCAAGTCCGTCTCTCCCACCTCTGGCCTCCCGGCCGCCTTCAGCACGTTCGAGTGGATGAAAGTGAAGAGGAACGCCCCTAAGAAAA GCAAACTCGCTGAGTACGGAGCCGCTAGCCCCTCCAGCGCTGTCCGCACGAATTTCAGCACCAAACAACTGACAGAACTGGAGAAAGAGTTTCATTTCAATAAATACTTAACTCGAGCCCGACGCATCGAGATAGCCAACTGCTTGCAGCTGAATGACACTCAAGTCAAAATCTGGTTTCAGAACCgcaggatgaaacagaagaaaaggGAACGAGAAGGGCTTCTGGCCACAGCCACCTCTGTGGCCTCCCTCCAACTCCCCCTCTCAAGAACCGGAACAAGCCCCACAAAGTCTGGCAGGAGCCCGGGGAGCCCTTCTCAGGCCCAAGAGCCTTCATGA